A region from the Plasmodium malariae genome assembly, contig: PmUG01_00_39, whole genome shotgun sequence genome encodes:
- the PmUG01_00065500 gene encoding fam-l protein: protein MGRKMKILPFINIFTYIFFSSIYNFYIEKSTFYKYGNVKIIVDGKLCTRINRYLAKCNQNKDLHIVELKEEIPNNRVYEKKKDISNNEKESTGKKEQPIGCSLENSNVNRSFVKHKSCMFETKKYSRREKKIFKELDYIDFLKRNKNISDKTYKKIMRKKFSLRLGSPLLLFLLLSTLLIVDISLCYPSGGKGFLELSGLKSILSSLGKL, encoded by the exons ATGGGgagaaaaatgaagattttaccttttattaatatttttacgtatatatttttctcttcgatatataatttttacattgaAAAG AGTACTTTCTATAAATATGGAAATGTGAAGATTATTGTTGATGGGAAATTATGTACAAGAATTAATAGATATCTAGCAAAATGTAACCAGAATAAAGATTTACATATTGTtgaattaaaagaagaaataccAAATAATAgagtatatgaaaaaaaaaaagatatatctaataatgaaaaagaatctacaggaaaaaaagaacaacCAATTGGATGTTCATTAGAGAATTCGAACGTCAATAGATCATTTGTAAAACATAAATCCTGTAtgtttgaaacaaaaaaatactcTCGtcgagaaaaaaaaatattcaaagaacttgattatatagattttcttaaaagGAACAAGAATATTAGTGATAAgacttacaaaaaaataatgcgtAAAAAATTCTCATTACGATTAGGATCacctttattattgtttttgttGTTATCAACTCTACTCATAGTAGATATATCTCTGTGTTATCCATCTGGAGGAAAGGGATTTTTGGAATTATCAGGATTGAAATCGATTTTAAGTTCCTTGGGGAAACTTTGA